In Labrus bergylta chromosome 6, fLabBer1.1, whole genome shotgun sequence, the following proteins share a genomic window:
- the LOC109983154 gene encoding putative claudin-24, with the protein MDTCACALELLGMLVYIGSWLCALATTILPQWLTMSTALLPVESYELGLWETCVVQDVGGMECRAYDSLLGLSSDLKLARMLMCASLAVGMLGMLVAIPGLYLVNSCREHGGYRTKRTLTIIGGVLGMLSGVLCLIPVSYMAHLAVIHFFDDKVPDVVPRWEFGDALFCGWAGGFLLIVAGLLLVSSSVCAQVENTPALQRRHQLMGTDVSFRKRSEYV; encoded by the coding sequence atggACACGTGCGCCTGCGCTTTGGAACTGCTGGGGATGCTGGTGTATATTGGATCATGGCTGTGCGCTTTAGCCACCACCATCCTCCCACAGTGGCTCACCATGTCGACCGCTCTGCTGCCCGTCGAGAGCTACGAGCTGGGCCTGTGGGAGACCTGCGTGGTGCAGGACGTCGGGGGGATGGAGTGCAGAGCATATGACAGTCTGCTGGGCCTCTCCAGTGACCTCAAACTCGCCCGCATGCTCATGTGTGCCTCCCTGGCTGTGGGCATGCTGGGAATGCTGGTGGCCATACCTGGACTCTACCTGGTGAACAGCTGCAGGGAACACGGAGGCTACAGAACCAAGAGGACTTTGACCATCATAGGAGGCGTGCTGGGGATGCTTTCTGGGGTTCTGTGTCTTATTCCTGTTTCCTACATGGCTCATTTAGCCGTGATACATTTCTTTGATGATAAAGTGCCAGATGTGGTGCCTCGGTGGGAGTTTGGTGACGCCTTGTTCTGTGGCTGGGCTGGAGGGTTTCTTCTCATAGTGGCAGGGCTGCTGCTGGTCTCCTCCAGCGTTTGTGCACAGGTGGAGAATACGCCGGCGCTGCAGAGGAGACATCAGCTTATGGGGACAGATGTTTCCTTCAGGAAGCGCTCAGAGTATGTTTAA
- the cldn34a gene encoding claudin-34 yields the protein MIYMSHTAHWQFLGLIGGVLAWILIMTTTGINEWRLWHVENVSVISSGVAWVGIWKACFFSHYFSSMETCQSISISDPFIPTEIPVAQVLMVLGMICGLAGNISAAMALRVAYFSLEDRSNIRLLFLLAGTLYVLTAGLCLVPLVWNMTSVLNNRTIDFPPEFNLPAAPVKQQVGSAIGVGIMASIMMLISGLLFLCYRYAWQTLSSEVPRNNKDPLHGPWTETSLAQQSEAPNGCNQGTDNPAFHSEELS from the coding sequence ATGATTTACATGTCCCACACGGCCCACTGGCAGTTCCTGGGCCTGATTGGCGGGGTTTTAGCCTGGATCCTCATCATGACCACCACTGGCATCAACGAGTGGCGTCTGTGGCACGTGGAGAATGTGTCCGTCATCTCCTCGGGGGTGGCATGGGTGGGAATCTGGAAGGCGTGTTTCTTCAGTCATTATTTCTCCAGCATGGAGACCTGTCAGAGCATCAGCATCTCGGACCCCTTCATCCCCACAGAGATCCCTGTGGCTCAGGTTCTGATGGTGCTTGGGATGATCTGCGGCTTGGCAGGAAACATCAGCGCTGCTATGGCTTTGAGAGTCGCTTACTTCTCTTTGGAGGACCGTAGCAACATAagactgctttttttgttgGCAGGGACACTGTATGTGCTGACAGCGGGGCTGTGTCTGGTGCCGCTGGTTTGGAACATGACCTCTGTGCTGAACAACAGGACTATAGACTTTCCTCCTGAGTTTAACCTCCCTGCTGCCCCTGTAAAGCAGCAGGTCGGCTCGGCCATTGGAGTGGGCATCATGGCCTCCATAATGATGCTTATAAGTGggcttctttttctctgctacCGCTACGCCTGGCAGACCCTGAGCTCAGAGGTTCCCAGGAACAACAAGGATCCCTTACACGGGCCCTGGACAGAAACCAGCCTGGCACAGCAGTCTGAAGCACCAAATGGATGCAACCAGGGCACAGATAATCCTGCATTTCACAGCGAGGAATTGTCATGA